The following are from one region of the Actinoplanes sp. L3-i22 genome:
- a CDS encoding BTAD domain-containing putative transcriptional regulator has translation MLIRFGVLGPVTAEDADGRPIPLKGPMHRAVLGRLLVARGRVVPVTDLVDDLWVSPPAKAIATVRTFVAALRRAVEPDRPPRAPARLLVSRGSGYALAATPDQVDAWRFEQVVGATATLAALDRALGWWRGPAYADFPDAAWPRAERSRLTELRLRAVELRAETLLDLGRPADAVPDLDEHVTAHPWREPGWRLLALALYRAGRQGDALAVLRRARELLAGQLGVEPGAELRALEIDVLRQEPRLDHLSESVFTHAATAYERLVPSGSRGRLESAVGLLRNLAVTGPDGLEVAREQRAAAVRAAEQLGDPELTARVIGAYDVPAIWTRADDPAQSAEIVAAAERALAVLPAAGHDAARVRLLATIAVESRGTRDPRPGECARRAEAIARDLDDPALLAFALNGTFMQSCHRTGNSAGRDAIGAELVALSARHGLVTAEILGHLIRLQAASATGRFDDGDRHAAAADRLAERHELPLATVFTEWYRALRADLTGAVSDDPYRTAAERLDGAGMPGVRAGLLPLARLGRRLRLGLPVLYEDAWGPYAMWARLVTRPGETVLADVPDPPADLLAEALWCLFARAATLAGDRVAMARARAALAPAAAEWAGAASGLLTVGRVADYLAAM, from the coding sequence GTGCTGATCCGGTTCGGGGTGCTCGGCCCGGTGACCGCCGAGGACGCGGACGGCCGCCCGATCCCGCTCAAGGGGCCGATGCACCGCGCCGTGCTGGGCCGGCTCCTGGTCGCCCGGGGCCGCGTCGTTCCGGTCACCGATCTCGTCGACGACCTGTGGGTTTCGCCTCCGGCGAAAGCGATTGCGACGGTACGGACGTTTGTCGCCGCCCTGCGCCGTGCCGTCGAACCCGACCGGCCGCCCCGCGCGCCGGCGCGACTGCTGGTCAGCCGGGGCTCGGGTTACGCCCTGGCGGCCACCCCCGACCAGGTCGACGCGTGGCGGTTCGAGCAGGTGGTCGGCGCGACGGCGACGCTCGCCGCACTGGACCGGGCGCTCGGGTGGTGGCGCGGGCCGGCGTACGCGGACTTCCCGGACGCCGCGTGGCCGCGCGCCGAACGGTCCCGGCTCACCGAGCTGCGCCTGCGCGCGGTCGAGCTGCGCGCCGAGACGCTGCTGGACCTGGGCCGCCCCGCGGACGCGGTGCCGGACCTCGACGAGCACGTGACCGCGCACCCCTGGCGCGAGCCGGGGTGGCGGCTGCTCGCCCTGGCGCTGTACCGCGCGGGCCGGCAGGGCGACGCGCTGGCGGTGCTGCGGCGGGCCCGGGAGCTGCTCGCCGGGCAGCTCGGCGTGGAGCCGGGCGCCGAGCTGCGCGCCCTCGAAATCGACGTGCTGCGCCAGGAACCCCGCCTGGATCACCTGTCCGAATCGGTCTTCACGCACGCCGCCACGGCCTACGAGCGGCTGGTGCCGAGCGGCTCGCGGGGCCGGCTGGAGTCCGCGGTCGGGCTGCTGCGCAACCTCGCGGTGACCGGCCCGGACGGTCTGGAGGTGGCCCGGGAGCAGCGGGCCGCGGCGGTCCGGGCAGCCGAGCAGCTCGGCGACCCGGAGCTGACCGCGCGGGTGATCGGCGCCTACGACGTACCGGCGATCTGGACCCGGGCCGACGACCCGGCGCAGTCCGCGGAGATCGTCGCCGCGGCCGAGCGGGCGCTCGCCGTGCTGCCGGCCGCCGGGCACGACGCGGCCCGGGTCCGGCTCCTCGCCACGATCGCGGTCGAGTCGCGCGGCACCCGGGACCCGCGGCCGGGCGAGTGCGCCCGGCGGGCCGAGGCGATCGCCCGGGACCTGGACGACCCGGCGCTGCTGGCGTTCGCGCTGAACGGCACGTTCATGCAGAGCTGCCACCGGACCGGGAACTCCGCGGGCCGGGACGCGATCGGCGCCGAGCTGGTCGCCCTGTCCGCCCGGCACGGGCTGGTCACCGCGGAGATCCTGGGGCACCTGATCCGGTTGCAGGCGGCGAGCGCGACCGGCCGGTTCGACGACGGGGACCGGCACGCGGCGGCGGCCGACCGGCTGGCCGAGCGGCACGAGCTGCCGCTCGCGACGGTGTTCACCGAGTGGTACCGGGCGCTGCGGGCGGACCTGACCGGGGCGGTCTCCGACGATCCGTATCGGACAGCGGCCGAGCGGCTGGACGGGGCCGGGATGCCCGGGGTGCGGGCCGGGCTGCTGCCGCTGGCGCGGCTGGGCCGGCGGCTGCGGCTCGGCCTGCCGGTGCTCTACGAGGACGCCTGGGGGCCCTATGCGATGTGGGCGCGCCTGGTGACCCGGCCGGGCGAGACCGTGCTGGCCGACGTCCCGGACCCGCCGGCCGACCTGCTCGCCGAGGCGTTGTGGTGCCTGTTCGCGCGGGCCGCGACGCTGGCCGGCGACCGGGTGGCGATGGCCCGGGCCCGGGCCGCGCTCGCCCCGGCCGCGGCGGAGTGGGCCGGCGCGGCCAGCGGACTGCTCACCGTCGGCCGGGTCGCCGACTACCTGGCCGCGATGTGA
- a CDS encoding alpha/beta hydrolase — MSVVLLIPGHSYSAERPLLHFAGEVFAKHGWTVREVRWPSLLPHRGDDPDLWNRQLRSYVHDHLGRVLARETDPRIALVGKSMGCFAAAHAADRGLPAVWLTPILRLPELPADLHRSPAPFLLAGGTADPAWDPAVVRGLRRPFYEAEGADHGLEITGDPVSSVEILRQVTAAVDDFAGTL, encoded by the coding sequence ATGTCGGTCGTCCTGTTGATCCCCGGTCACAGCTACTCCGCCGAGCGGCCGCTGCTGCACTTCGCCGGCGAGGTGTTCGCGAAGCACGGCTGGACGGTCCGGGAGGTCCGCTGGCCGTCGCTGCTGCCGCACCGGGGTGACGATCCGGACCTGTGGAACCGGCAGTTGCGGTCCTACGTGCACGACCATCTGGGCCGGGTGCTGGCGCGGGAGACCGACCCGCGGATCGCGCTGGTCGGCAAGTCGATGGGCTGCTTCGCGGCCGCCCACGCCGCGGACCGGGGCCTGCCCGCGGTCTGGCTGACCCCGATCCTGCGCCTGCCCGAGCTGCCGGCCGATCTGCACCGCAGCCCGGCCCCGTTCCTGCTGGCCGGCGGCACGGCCGACCCGGCCTGGGACCCGGCGGTGGTCCGGGGGCTGCGCCGCCCGTTCTACGAGGCGGAGGGTGCCGATCACGGCCTGGAGATCACCGGTGACCCGGTGAGCTCGGTGGAGATCCTGCGCCAGGTCACCGCCGCGGTGGACGACTTCGCCGGCACGCTGTAG